From a single Bacillus pseudomycoides DSM 12442 genomic region:
- the sdhB gene encoding succinate dehydrogenase iron-sulfur subunit: MSEKTIRLIITRQDGPDAQSFDQEFEIPYRPNMNIISALMEIRRNPVDAKGNHTTPVAWDMNCLEEVCGACSMVINGKPRQSCTALIDKLEQPVRIKPMKTFPVVRDLQVDRSRMFDALKRVKAWVPIDGTYDLGPGPRMPEKKRQWAYELSKCMTCGVCLESCPNVNSKSDFIGPAPLSQARLFNSHPTGEMHKAERLRAIMGDGGLANCGNSQNCVQSCPKGIPLTTSIAALNRDTTIQSFKDFFGSDNNY, translated from the coding sequence ATGTCTGAGAAAACAATCCGCCTCATCATTACGAGACAAGATGGACCAGATGCACAATCGTTTGATCAGGAATTTGAAATTCCATATCGCCCAAATATGAATATTATTTCGGCTCTTATGGAAATTCGTCGTAATCCTGTTGATGCAAAAGGAAATCATACGACTCCGGTTGCATGGGATATGAACTGTTTAGAAGAAGTATGTGGTGCTTGTTCTATGGTAATTAACGGTAAACCACGTCAATCATGTACAGCTCTTATCGATAAATTAGAACAACCAGTTCGTATAAAACCGATGAAGACATTCCCAGTAGTACGTGATTTACAAGTTGATCGTAGTCGTATGTTTGATGCTTTGAAACGTGTTAAGGCTTGGGTTCCAATCGATGGTACGTATGATTTAGGACCAGGACCAAGAATGCCAGAGAAAAAGCGTCAATGGGCATATGAACTTTCAAAATGTATGACATGTGGTGTTTGCTTAGAATCATGTCCGAACGTAAACAGTAAATCTGACTTTATCGGACCAGCGCCGCTTTCACAAGCACGTTTATTTAACTCACATCCAACTGGTGAAATGCATAAAGCAGAGCGCTTACGTGCAATTATGGGTGATGGTGGCCTTGCGAACTGTGGTAACTCGCAAAACTGCGTACAATCATGTCCAAAAGGTATCCCGTTAACAACTTCAATTGCAGCATTAAACCGTGATACAACAATTCAGTCGTTTAAAGATTTCTTTGGTAGCGACAATAACTATTAA
- a CDS encoding acyl-CoA thioesterase encodes MKKISYIENLASWEKDFSFYIPVKVRFCETDMFGHMNNGVAFTYFEEARIEFFKELGFMQEWTHEASETMIVVADLQCDFLKQIFFDEHLKVYVKAETIGNSSLDLHYMVKNEAGEVCLVGRGAMVQASKKTGKGAPWPQEWKQKLLQ; translated from the coding sequence ATGAAGAAGATTTCCTATATTGAAAACCTTGCTAGCTGGGAAAAAGATTTTTCATTTTACATTCCTGTGAAAGTTCGTTTTTGTGAAACAGATATGTTTGGACACATGAATAATGGTGTTGCTTTTACATATTTTGAAGAAGCACGTATTGAATTTTTTAAAGAGCTTGGTTTTATGCAAGAATGGACACATGAAGCGTCAGAAACAATGATTGTTGTTGCTGACTTACAATGTGATTTTTTAAAACAAATTTTCTTCGATGAACATTTAAAGGTATATGTAAAAGCTGAAACAATTGGGAATTCTTCTTTGGATTTACACTATATGGTGAAAAATGAAGCGGGAGAAGTTTGTTTAGTAGGGCGCGGGGCAATGGTGCAAGCCTCAAAGAAAACGGGAAAAGGGGCACCTTGGCCCCAAGAATGGAAGCAAAAGCTACTGCAATAA
- a CDS encoding N-acetylmuramoyl-L-alanine amidase produces MKYIKMMCAVVLLGIYMGACSKEQEKKIPSTVQEENKKVVEQTKETPPEKQAEKEKKIEAELPVKQNGEQEKKIEQEPSVEQDEKQELKVEQVPQAEESAKTLEVKANAEQKQAKFLVVIDPGHQEKANVNLEPIGPGATEQKYKVTDGTTGVVTKKRESVLVLEAAVILKEKLEAKGMQVLMTRTTHDVDISNKERATFANEHQADLFLRLHADGSENRAQKGFAVLTPAEGNTYTKGIYAESLQVSQIIVKKMKENSQVKVNGIKFRDDLSGFNWSKIPGVLLELGFMSNPEEDQKLSDTQYLDSLLQSVTESVEEYRKSKA; encoded by the coding sequence ATGAAATATATAAAAATGATGTGTGCAGTTGTATTACTTGGAATATATATGGGAGCGTGCTCGAAGGAACAAGAGAAGAAAATACCATCTACTGTGCAAGAAGAGAATAAAAAGGTTGTAGAACAAACGAAAGAAACGCCACCAGAGAAGCAAGCGGAAAAAGAGAAGAAAATAGAAGCTGAATTACCAGTGAAACAAAATGGAGAACAAGAGAAAAAAATTGAACAAGAACCATCCGTGGAGCAAGATGAAAAACAAGAGCTAAAGGTGGAGCAAGTACCACAGGCTGAGGAATCGGCCAAAACCCTTGAGGTAAAAGCAAATGCTGAGCAAAAACAAGCAAAATTTCTTGTTGTAATTGATCCAGGGCATCAAGAGAAAGCAAATGTAAATTTAGAACCAATTGGCCCGGGGGCAACTGAGCAAAAGTATAAAGTGACTGATGGAACAACAGGTGTTGTGACGAAAAAAAGAGAATCTGTTCTTGTATTAGAAGCTGCTGTCATATTGAAAGAGAAGCTCGAAGCAAAAGGTATGCAAGTACTTATGACAAGAACAACACATGATGTTGATATAAGTAATAAGGAGCGAGCGACATTTGCGAATGAGCATCAAGCAGATTTATTTTTACGCCTTCATGCGGATGGTTCAGAAAATCGAGCACAAAAAGGGTTTGCTGTGTTGACGCCAGCGGAAGGGAATACATATACAAAAGGAATCTATGCAGAAAGTTTACAAGTTTCTCAAATAATCGTAAAGAAAATGAAAGAAAACAGCCAGGTAAAAGTAAATGGAATCAAGTTTCGAGATGATCTTTCTGGATTTAATTGGTCGAAAATTCCAGGCGTTTTACTTGAGCTTGGATTTATGTCGAATCCTGAAGAAGATCAGAAACTATCAGACACACAATATTTAGACTCTTTACTGCAAAGTGTAACCGAGAGTGTAGAAGAATATCGGAAGAGTAAAGCTTAA
- the ytpR gene encoding YtpR family tRNA-binding protein, with protein MNKVNVFYNLEGIGDTLIVALQDITLENRTFDRKGDVARVYDRESNVTGGFNIFNASSYVEVKETGNITLTKELVEKINDILAKNGFEEKVEADLTPKFVVGYVAEKEKHPNADKLNICKVEIGTDTLQIVCGAPNVDAGQKVVVAKIGAVMPSGMLIKPAELRGVPSSGMICSARELELPDAPQEKGILVLEDSYEVGQEFKF; from the coding sequence ATGAACAAAGTGAACGTTTTTTACAACCTTGAAGGAATTGGCGACACATTAATCGTTGCCTTACAAGATATCACATTAGAAAACCGTACATTTGACCGCAAAGGAGATGTTGCACGCGTTTATGATCGTGAAAGCAACGTAACAGGAGGATTCAACATCTTTAATGCGTCTTCTTATGTAGAAGTAAAGGAAACAGGGAACATTACTTTAACAAAAGAGCTTGTTGAAAAAATCAATGACATTTTAGCAAAGAATGGCTTTGAAGAAAAAGTAGAAGCAGACCTCACGCCGAAATTCGTCGTTGGCTACGTAGCTGAAAAAGAAAAGCATCCAAATGCAGATAAACTAAACATTTGTAAAGTAGAAATCGGTACAGATACACTACAAATCGTATGTGGTGCACCAAACGTTGATGCAGGACAAAAAGTTGTTGTCGCAAAAATCGGTGCTGTAATGCCAAGTGGTATGTTAATTAAACCAGCTGAGCTTCGCGGCGTTCCATCTTCTGGAATGATTTGTTCTGCACGTGAATTAGAGCTTCCGGATGCTCCTCAGGAAAAAGGTATTCTTGTATTAGAAGACAGCTATGAGGTTGGACAAGAGTTCAAATTTTAA
- a CDS encoding DUF1444 domain-containing protein produces the protein MRMTSKKMKDELMTRLARPEWEFHYDSEKDTLRIEQKDTKKGINVSLPGVVAKWEVKKEAAIEDVVYYVQEALLAMHKEESGAAKILPVIRSTSFPKQAEEGNPFVMTDHTAETRIYYALDSNKTYRLIDERLLQKLGLTEQQVREMALFNVRSLSHSFKQDEVAGNTFYFLNTNDGYDASRILNESLLQSMREKISGDMVVAVPHQDVLIIADIVNEIGYDIIAQMTMKFFAEGHVPITSLSFVYEDGDFEPIFILAKNRKKTNGKEKG, from the coding sequence ATGAGAATGACAAGCAAAAAGATGAAAGATGAGTTAATGACTAGATTAGCTCGTCCAGAGTGGGAATTTCATTATGATAGCGAGAAGGATACGCTCCGTATTGAACAAAAAGATACGAAAAAGGGAATTAATGTTTCACTTCCAGGAGTTGTAGCGAAATGGGAAGTGAAGAAGGAAGCAGCGATTGAAGATGTTGTGTATTACGTACAAGAGGCGCTACTTGCGATGCATAAAGAAGAAAGCGGCGCGGCAAAAATTTTACCGGTTATTCGATCCACTTCTTTTCCAAAGCAAGCTGAAGAAGGAAATCCTTTCGTAATGACAGATCATACAGCAGAAACGCGCATTTATTATGCATTAGATTCTAATAAAACATATCGATTAATTGATGAACGTTTGTTACAAAAACTAGGACTTACAGAGCAGCAAGTACGTGAAATGGCATTGTTTAATGTACGTTCCTTAAGTCATTCATTTAAACAAGATGAAGTGGCGGGGAATACATTTTATTTCTTAAACACAAATGATGGCTATGATGCGAGTCGTATTTTGAATGAATCATTATTACAATCGATGCGTGAAAAGATTTCAGGTGACATGGTTGTAGCTGTTCCGCACCAAGATGTATTAATTATTGCTGATATCGTGAACGAAATCGGTTATGATATTATTGCACAAATGACAATGAAGTTTTTTGCCGAAGGTCATGTTCCGATTACATCACTTTCATTCGTATATGAAGATGGGGATTTTGAGCCAATCTTTATTTTAGCGAAGAATCGGAAGAAGACAAATGGAAAAGAGAAAGGATGA
- a CDS encoding thioredoxin family protein, whose product MKSLESMEQFQELKNEENVIFMFSAEWCPDCRFIDPFMPEVEGKYSDFSFYYVDRDEFIDLCVKLDVFGIPSFVAYNKGEETGRYVNKDRKTQEQIEAFIEGLK is encoded by the coding sequence ATGAAATCATTAGAAAGCATGGAACAATTTCAAGAATTAAAAAATGAAGAGAACGTCATTTTTATGTTCTCAGCAGAATGGTGCCCAGACTGCCGTTTTATTGACCCATTTATGCCAGAAGTAGAAGGAAAATATAGCGATTTCTCATTTTACTATGTAGATCGTGACGAATTTATTGACCTTTGCGTGAAATTAGACGTATTTGGCATTCCGAGCTTTGTAGCGTACAATAAAGGTGAAGAAACTGGACGCTATGTAAACAAAGATCGTAAAACACAAGAACAAATCGAAGCGTTTATTGAAGGGTTAAAATAA
- a CDS encoding DUF84 family protein, whose amino-acid sequence MKVAVGSKNQTKVGAVQEVWKEVSITSVSVPSGVAAQPFSDEETMQGAINRAKRALEEKQADIGIGLEGGVMKTEHGLFMCNWGALATSAGKVFVAGGARIMLPDDFLSPLEDGKELSEVMEAFVKRKDIRSHEGAIGIFTDHYVDRTQLFVHVVKLLIGQYKYDEKQA is encoded by the coding sequence ATGAAAGTAGCAGTTGGCTCAAAAAATCAAACAAAAGTAGGAGCCGTACAAGAAGTATGGAAAGAGGTAAGTATTACTTCAGTTTCTGTTCCTTCAGGAGTTGCAGCACAGCCATTTTCTGATGAGGAAACGATGCAAGGCGCAATCAATAGAGCGAAGCGAGCACTAGAAGAAAAACAAGCTGACATCGGTATCGGACTAGAAGGCGGTGTAATGAAAACAGAGCACGGTTTGTTTATGTGCAATTGGGGTGCTTTGGCGACAAGCGCGGGGAAAGTATTTGTCGCAGGTGGGGCACGGATTATGCTTCCTGATGATTTTCTTTCTCCTCTTGAAGATGGAAAAGAGTTAAGTGAAGTAATGGAGGCATTTGTAAAACGAAAAGACATTCGTAGCCATGAAGGCGCAATCGGAATCTTTACAGATCATTATGTGGATCGTACACAATTATTTGTACATGTTGTAAAGCTGTTAATTGGGCAATATAAGTATGATGAAAAACAAGCATAA
- a CDS encoding M42 family metallopeptidase has protein sequence MNKETLELFRTLTELQGTSGFEHDVRRFMKEELSKYADEIVQDGLGSVFGLKKGDENGPRVLVAGHMDEVGFMVTQITKNGMIRFQTLGGWWSQVLLAQRVQIMTKNGPVVGVVGSIPPHLLSDAQRAKPMDIKNMLIDIGADSYEQALEIGVKPGQQIVPICPFTPMANEKKIMAKAWDNRYGCGLAIELLKELKDETLPNTLYSGATVQEEVGLRGAQTAANMIQPDIFYALDASPANDASGDKTQFGQLGKGALLRIYDRTMVTHRGMREFILDTAETHNIPYQYFISQGGTDAGRVHTSNSGIPSAVIGVCARYIHTHASILHVDDYAAAKELITKLVKATDKTTLETIKNNA, from the coding sequence GTGAATAAAGAGACATTAGAATTATTTCGCACGTTAACAGAATTACAAGGTACATCAGGATTTGAGCATGATGTGCGCCGTTTTATGAAAGAGGAGTTAAGTAAATATGCAGATGAAATCGTCCAAGACGGTTTAGGTAGCGTGTTCGGTCTGAAAAAAGGGGATGAAAATGGCCCACGTGTACTTGTAGCTGGTCATATGGATGAAGTTGGCTTTATGGTTACGCAAATTACGAAAAACGGGATGATTCGTTTTCAAACGCTAGGCGGCTGGTGGAGCCAAGTGCTATTAGCACAACGTGTACAAATTATGACGAAAAACGGCCCAGTTGTTGGGGTTGTTGGTTCGATTCCACCTCATTTATTAAGTGATGCACAACGTGCGAAACCAATGGATATAAAAAATATGTTAATTGATATAGGTGCAGATAGTTATGAACAAGCGCTTGAAATTGGTGTGAAACCAGGGCAACAAATTGTTCCGATTTGTCCGTTTACACCAATGGCAAACGAAAAGAAAATTATGGCGAAAGCTTGGGATAACCGCTACGGCTGTGGTCTTGCGATTGAATTGTTAAAAGAATTAAAAGATGAAACATTACCAAACACGTTATACTCTGGTGCGACTGTACAAGAAGAAGTCGGTCTTCGCGGCGCACAAACAGCAGCTAATATGATTCAGCCAGATATTTTCTATGCGCTTGATGCGAGTCCAGCAAATGATGCATCTGGGGATAAAACGCAGTTCGGTCAATTAGGAAAAGGAGCACTTCTTCGCATTTATGACCGTACAATGGTAACACATAGAGGAATGCGTGAATTTATTTTAGATACAGCAGAAACACATAACATTCCGTACCAGTACTTTATTTCACAAGGTGGTACAGATGCAGGTCGTGTACATACGAGTAACTCTGGTATTCCGTCAGCAGTAATTGGTGTTTGCGCTCGTTACATTCATACTCATGCTTCTATTTTACATGTTGATGATTATGCAGCAGCGAAAGAATTGATTACAAAACTTGTGAAAGCAACAGATAAAACAACATTAGAAACAATTAAAAACAATGCTTAA
- a CDS encoding PepSY domain-containing protein, with amino-acid sequence MRWKGLLAGVGVGFAAGYLVANKVQEQSHISSEKALKMVKQALSHKGEITGSWVHMVPETFEKYDVAYEVYRGGLTTILNDIQERFEFLVDAKTGTVLEVTAA; translated from the coding sequence ATGCGCTGGAAAGGTTTACTAGCTGGTGTTGGTGTTGGTTTTGCAGCTGGTTATCTTGTTGCAAACAAAGTTCAAGAACAATCCCATATTTCTTCAGAGAAAGCATTAAAAATGGTGAAACAAGCATTAAGTCATAAAGGCGAAATTACTGGCTCTTGGGTACATATGGTTCCAGAGACGTTTGAAAAATATGATGTCGCGTACGAAGTATACCGCGGCGGTCTTACAACAATTTTAAATGATATACAAGAACGATTTGAATTTTTAGTAGATGCAAAAACAGGTACCGTTTTAGAAGTAACGGCTGCTTAA
- a CDS encoding thiolase family protein — MKRDVVIVEAVRTPVGKRNGAFRLLHPIQLAAVALSEVTKRGNIEKGLIEDIVMGCVTPINEQGFNIGRLSALEADFPITVPAVTINRLCGSGQQAIHFAAQEIKSGDMDITIAAGVEHMTKVPILSDGNEQTIPSSLHEKYQIVHQGVSAEMIAEKYGITREQLDAYALESHRRALQAIESGHFQREIVPLHGVDKEGNEILVENDEGPRRDTSYEALSNLKTVFKENGVITAGNASQISDGAAAILLMDSEKAKELGCKARARIVNQVVVGSDPTTMLDGVIPATKKVLQKSNLTIHDMDVVEINEAFASVVLAWQKEMEADLQKVNVNGGAIALGHPLGATGAKLMTSLLHELERRQGRYGLLTICIGHGMSTAMIIERM; from the coding sequence ATGAAGCGGGACGTTGTTATTGTTGAAGCTGTACGTACGCCAGTTGGTAAAAGAAATGGGGCATTTCGTTTACTTCACCCTATACAACTTGCGGCAGTTGCACTGAGTGAAGTAACAAAACGGGGGAATATAGAAAAAGGACTTATAGAAGATATAGTTATGGGGTGTGTAACGCCAATTAACGAACAAGGCTTTAATATTGGAAGACTTTCGGCACTTGAAGCAGATTTTCCTATAACGGTTCCAGCAGTAACGATTAATAGGCTCTGTGGTTCAGGGCAACAGGCTATTCACTTTGCTGCGCAAGAAATTAAATCAGGGGATATGGACATTACGATTGCAGCTGGTGTTGAACATATGACAAAAGTTCCTATTTTAAGTGATGGAAATGAGCAGACGATCCCGAGTAGTCTTCACGAAAAGTATCAAATTGTGCATCAAGGTGTATCTGCTGAGATGATTGCAGAAAAATATGGTATTACACGTGAACAGTTAGATGCTTACGCGCTAGAAAGTCATAGACGCGCACTTCAAGCTATTGAATCTGGACACTTTCAGCGAGAGATTGTACCACTGCATGGTGTAGATAAAGAAGGCAATGAAATATTAGTTGAAAATGATGAAGGCCCGAGAAGGGATACTTCTTATGAAGCGTTATCAAATTTAAAAACAGTGTTTAAAGAAAATGGAGTGATTACAGCAGGGAATGCAAGTCAAATTAGTGATGGTGCTGCAGCAATCTTGCTGATGGATAGTGAAAAGGCTAAAGAGCTAGGTTGTAAAGCACGTGCTCGTATTGTTAATCAAGTGGTTGTTGGTTCTGACCCGACAACAATGCTTGATGGCGTTATCCCTGCAACAAAAAAAGTGCTACAAAAATCAAATTTAACAATTCATGATATGGATGTTGTAGAAATCAATGAAGCATTTGCATCGGTTGTTTTAGCATGGCAAAAGGAAATGGAAGCGGATTTACAAAAGGTGAATGTTAATGGTGGTGCGATTGCGCTAGGTCATCCACTTGGGGCAACTGGTGCGAAATTAATGACTTCTCTTCTTCATGAATTGGAGCGGAGGCAGGGAAGGTACGGCCTACTGACAATTTGCATTGGACATGGGATGTCGACAGCGATGATAATTGAAAGAATGTGA
- a CDS encoding 3-hydroxyacyl-CoA dehydrogenase family protein yields MIQNIAVIGAGIMGSGIVQALAMGDKHVKMYDISEESLQKAYGTITKSLGRFVNAGRMTEEEKNGILAHITSTVILEEACQNVELVIEAVPEILQLKKEIFQKLDLYTSQSTILATNTSELSVTAIASVTSRPEKVVGMHWFNPAPVMKLVEIVRGVVTAESTIQAVRTVSEGIGKETVVVKDMQGFVTSRAIAIHMLECMRMYEEGITSKEDIDKAIKLGLNYPMGPFELADYVGLDTMLFASTGLMEAFGDRFRAPQTLVKLVEAGHLGRKTGKGFYDYSKGKVGEKI; encoded by the coding sequence ATGATTCAAAATATCGCAGTAATTGGTGCAGGAATTATGGGAAGTGGAATTGTCCAAGCGTTAGCGATGGGCGATAAACATGTGAAAATGTATGATATATCAGAAGAAAGTTTACAAAAAGCTTATGGAACTATCACCAAAAGCTTGGGTCGTTTCGTGAACGCAGGACGTATGACAGAGGAAGAAAAAAATGGCATTCTAGCTCATATTACTTCTACAGTTATATTGGAAGAAGCTTGCCAAAATGTAGAGCTTGTTATTGAAGCAGTACCAGAAATATTACAGTTAAAGAAGGAGATTTTTCAAAAGCTAGATTTGTATACATCGCAATCTACTATTCTAGCAACGAATACGTCTGAATTAAGTGTAACTGCAATTGCAAGTGTAACAAGTCGTCCAGAAAAAGTAGTGGGGATGCATTGGTTTAATCCCGCTCCTGTTATGAAGCTCGTTGAAATTGTACGAGGAGTGGTTACGGCAGAAAGTACGATACAAGCAGTAAGAACAGTCTCAGAAGGAATTGGGAAAGAAACGGTTGTTGTGAAAGATATGCAAGGATTTGTGACGTCGCGGGCAATTGCTATTCATATGTTAGAGTGCATGCGTATGTATGAAGAAGGAATTACAAGTAAAGAGGACATTGATAAGGCAATTAAGCTTGGTTTGAACTATCCAATGGGACCATTTGAATTAGCGGATTATGTAGGGCTAGATACGATGCTATTTGCGAGTACAGGACTAATGGAAGCATTTGGAGATAGGTTTAGAGCGCCGCAAACACTTGTGAAACTTGTAGAGGCAGGACATCTTGGAAGAAAGACTGGGAAAGGTTTTTATGATTATTCAAAAGGGAAAGTAGGCGAGAAAATATGA
- a CDS encoding CaiB/BaiF CoA transferase family protein — MLKGITVVDFSHYLPGPYAALRLADLGAEVIKVEPLYGDLARGLESDNQAFFYANNRNKKSIAINVKQPEGVAVVKKLLQKSDVLIESFRPNVMNRLGLGYEEVKRINKSIIYTSLTGYGQNKEHSDLASHDINFMAVSGVLAQLKDQEGIPVHPKITLGDEIGGMMTSEKIMAALFQRERTGEGSYLDISLTDSLMMLMNNHIMLEKMYNKRHGLDLLSGKIVCYSLYETSDERFVALGAVEQKFWHSFCEAVGRVEWGDKQYELTQDGQIIYEQMKALFASKPLAYWTKFAMEVDCCLAPVLETNELSSSPFTRHLVNEKGYVFTHTSHTFANPPKLGEHTEEVLQKLGLSKLEIERLEQLDVIERVRV; from the coding sequence ATGTTGAAAGGAATAACAGTTGTTGATTTTTCTCATTACTTACCAGGTCCGTATGCAGCACTTCGCCTTGCTGATTTAGGTGCAGAAGTGATAAAGGTAGAACCGCTTTATGGTGATTTAGCAAGAGGATTGGAATCTGATAATCAGGCATTTTTTTATGCGAATAATCGTAACAAGAAAAGTATTGCAATAAACGTAAAGCAACCAGAAGGAGTAGCGGTAGTGAAAAAACTTCTTCAAAAATCTGATGTTTTAATAGAAAGCTTTCGGCCTAACGTAATGAACCGTCTTGGTCTTGGATATGAAGAAGTTAAACGGATAAATAAAAGTATCATTTATACTTCATTAACTGGATATGGACAAAATAAAGAACATTCGGATCTTGCAAGCCACGATATAAATTTTATGGCAGTAAGCGGCGTATTAGCACAGTTGAAAGATCAAGAAGGAATTCCGGTTCATCCCAAAATTACCCTTGGGGATGAGATAGGCGGAATGATGACTTCAGAAAAAATTATGGCAGCATTGTTTCAAAGAGAGCGAACTGGGGAAGGGAGTTATCTCGATATTTCTCTCACAGATAGCTTAATGATGTTAATGAACAATCATATCATGCTTGAAAAAATGTATAACAAACGTCATGGGCTAGATTTGCTTAGCGGTAAGATTGTATGTTATTCCCTCTACGAAACGAGCGATGAAAGGTTTGTTGCGCTCGGAGCAGTTGAACAGAAATTTTGGCATTCCTTTTGTGAAGCGGTAGGAAGAGTAGAATGGGGGGATAAGCAATATGAACTAACTCAAGATGGTCAAATCATTTATGAGCAAATGAAAGCACTCTTTGCTAGTAAGCCATTGGCGTATTGGACGAAATTTGCGATGGAAGTGGATTGTTGTTTGGCGCCTGTTTTGGAGACAAATGAATTATCGTCGTCACCATTTACAAGGCATCTAGTAAATGAGAAAGGATATGTATTTACACATACGAGTCATACATTTGCGAATCCACCGAAGCTTGGTGAGCATACCGAAGAAGTGTTGCAAAAGCTTGGATTATCGAAGTTAGAGATTGAGAGATTGGAACAATTAGATGTAATTGAGCGAGTTCGTGTATGA
- a CDS encoding fatty acid--CoA ligase, with product MHITIGNLLELTTGNYPNKEAIVEPKKNIRWTYTEWNEQVNKLAHALQKSGIQKGDHVSTFLFNSSELATTCFACAKIGAVFNPINFRLKPQELSYILEDASPKIVLFEKQLSSQIQSIHKQFPHIQFWYIDQNHPPFSISYEEKLSNALPDFETVEVKEDDICSIMYTSGTTGYPKGVLHRHREIIDQSLMGIAYLHYTENSRGLVTAPMFHCAELHCCFVPRVHSGGANIILHHFDAKNVLETIEKEKVTVMFAAPTMWNMMLQEDLMQYDLSSLRYGLYGAASMAPALVKACDEKLNVSLVQAYGMTEMGPAVTFLRENEQLTKVGSAGKAAYNHEIRVVRPNEEGPSEPNDILRPYEIGEIIMRGSCLMKGYYNNEEATAKALYKGWYHSGDLGYVDTDGYLYVADRVDDMVVSGGENIYPREVEDFLYTHESVLDVAVLGEKDELWGESVLAYIVSKDHSLTEEILDEYCKVSDKLADYKRPRRYVFVEQLPRNASGKIQKFILRNAETEAKGRI from the coding sequence TTGCATATAACGATTGGAAATTTACTTGAACTGACTACTGGAAATTATCCAAATAAAGAAGCGATTGTTGAACCGAAAAAAAATATTCGCTGGACGTATACAGAATGGAATGAACAGGTGAATAAGCTAGCTCATGCGCTCCAAAAAAGTGGTATACAAAAAGGTGACCACGTCTCGACTTTTCTCTTTAATAGTAGTGAACTAGCAACTACATGTTTCGCTTGTGCAAAAATTGGCGCCGTATTTAATCCGATTAATTTTAGATTAAAACCACAAGAACTCAGTTATATATTAGAAGATGCTTCTCCAAAAATCGTACTTTTTGAAAAGCAATTATCCTCCCAAATACAAAGTATTCATAAACAATTTCCTCATATCCAGTTCTGGTACATTGACCAAAATCATCCACCGTTTTCTATTTCATATGAAGAAAAACTATCAAATGCATTACCGGATTTTGAAACAGTAGAAGTAAAAGAAGATGATATTTGTTCCATTATGTATACAAGTGGAACAACCGGTTATCCGAAGGGAGTACTTCACCGTCACCGAGAAATTATCGATCAAAGCTTGATGGGAATCGCATATTTACATTATACCGAGAATAGTCGTGGTCTTGTAACAGCACCGATGTTTCATTGTGCTGAGCTGCACTGTTGCTTCGTTCCAAGGGTACATAGCGGCGGGGCGAATATTATTCTGCACCATTTCGATGCAAAGAATGTGCTCGAAACGATTGAAAAAGAGAAGGTTACTGTTATGTTCGCGGCACCTACAATGTGGAATATGATGTTGCAGGAAGATTTAATGCAGTATGATTTATCTTCTCTTAGGTACGGTTTATATGGAGCAGCTTCAATGGCACCGGCACTTGTAAAAGCTTGTGATGAAAAATTGAATGTTTCATTAGTACAAGCCTATGGTATGACGGAAATGGGACCGGCAGTTACTTTTTTACGAGAGAATGAGCAACTTACTAAAGTAGGTTCTGCAGGAAAAGCTGCCTATAATCATGAAATTCGTGTTGTCCGTCCAAATGAAGAAGGGCCATCTGAGCCGAATGATATATTACGACCGTATGAAATCGGAGAAATTATTATGCGAGGTTCCTGTTTGATGAAAGGGTATTACAACAATGAAGAGGCAACAGCAAAAGCATTATATAAAGGATGGTACCATTCAGGAGATTTGGGGTATGTAGATACAGATGGTTATTTATACGTTGCGGATCGCGTTGACGATATGGTTGTTAGTGGTGGAGAAAACATTTACCCACGTGAGGTCGAGGATTTTTTGTATACACATGAAAGTGTTTTAGATGTTGCGGTGCTTGGAGAGAAAGATGAGCTTTGGGGAGAAAGTGTTCTAGCATACATCGTTTCAAAAGATCATTCTCTTACCGAAGAGATATTAGATGAGTATTGCAAAGTAAGTGATAAGCTTGCTGATTATAAACGTCCACGTCGCTATGTGTTTGTTGAACAACTTCCAAGAAATGCAAGCGGTAAAATTCAAAAGTTTATTTTGCGTAATGCAGAAACGGAAGCTAAGGGGAGGATATGA